The DNA region TCCAAACCAAGGGGTAGTCACAGAAACCCatacacaaaaacaaaattaacacATCAGCCTTCCATCACAGAAGAGAATTCCTTTGCATTCTAACAAACTGCCATCTGTTTTCTGTCATCAACCCTTTTCCTCCTCTTATTTGTGTTCCAAATTTTCCCTGGGAAAGAATCCAAAACCACTTCTTATTATGTTAGACTAGAGCTAAAAGAGTTCCATTTCCTTTAACCCCATTTGCAAAATTGTACCTTCTGTTTTAGAGAATTAGGaacaaaaaaagggaaaaatggcAATTTGTACAGTATACACAACACAATCTTTGAATTCAACATGCTCAATCTACACACCATCAACAACAAAAACCCAATTGAGTTTTCATCAAAAGCAACTGGTTTTGTTCAGTAGCAGCAAGAGAAGTAGAAGCAAGAGAGGTGGAAGCAACACGTGTGTTATCACATGCGCAGCCGGCCATTCAGAGACGGTTGTAATCGGATTGGCGGCTGACTCCGGCTGTGGAAAGAGCACCTTCATGAGGAGGTTAACGAGTGTTTTTGGCGGAGCAGCTGAGCCACCCAAGGGCGGCAACCCCGACTCTAACACGCTCATCAGTGACACCACCACTGTCATTTgtttagatgattttcattctcTTGATAGAACCGGAAGAAAAGAGAAGGGCGTCACGGCTCTTGACCCTCGCGCCAACAATTTCGATCTCATGTATGAGCAAGTTAAAGCTTTAAAGGAGGGCGTTGCGGTTGAAAAGCCTATTTATAATCATGTCACTGGTCTGTTGGATCCTCCTGAGCTCATCAAACCTCCAAAGATTCTTGTCATTGAAGGTTTGCATCCAATGTAAGTGAACTGAACTCAGGACTCCATGCATCTGAATTGAATATCTTCATTAATTGCTTTTAACTTTTGATCGCTGAAATTAAGAATCTAAATTGTACTTCCGATAGAGATATTAATTGTATGGCTGAGGAATCTGGGAGTCATTGTAGACTGTTTTGTTTGTCACCTTTTCCTACTTGGGGTTTCATAGTATTTTGGccgatttttttatattcattattctCTGAATATGCTTCATGTAAATTACCATGAACAAGAAAACAGAACTCAGATGCTTTCTTCCGTCTTCAAACCAATTCCAAGTAGCTAAAGATCAAATTTAAGGGAAAATTATATAGCTTCGTCTTAGTTCCCAAGCTTGAACTAATTGgctttttatttacttaaattatcGTACTTGGTTGAAGgttgtatgcatatataatacatttaaacttgatttttgGCACAAAAATTTAGGTTTGATCAACGTGTGAGAGACCTCTTGGACTTCAGTATCTACTTGGACATTAGCAATGAAGTTAAATTTGCATGGAAAATTCAGGTAATCATGTCTTGCGTATAAAATGGATTTGGTTTCGTAAAATCCTGTGATCTGACAATGCTACAATCCTTGCAGAGGGACATGGCAGAGCGTGGACACAGTCTG from Mangifera indica cultivar Alphonso chromosome 8, CATAS_Mindica_2.1, whole genome shotgun sequence includes:
- the LOC123222378 gene encoding phosphoribulokinase, chloroplastic-like; its protein translation is MAICTVYTTQSLNSTCSIYTPSTTKTQLSFHQKQLVLFSSSKRSRSKRGGSNTCVITCAAGHSETVVIGLAADSGCGKSTFMRRLTSVFGGAAEPPKGGNPDSNTLISDTTTVICLDDFHSLDRTGRKEKGVTALDPRANNFDLMYEQVKALKEGVAVEKPIYNHVTGLLDPPELIKPPKILVIEGLHPMFDQRVRDLLDFSIYLDISNEVKFAWKIQRDMAERGHSLESIKASIEARKPDFDAYIDPQKQYADAVIEVLPTQLIPDDNEGKVLRVRLIMKEGVKFFSPVYLFDDGSTISWIPCGRKLTCSYPGIKFLYCPETYFGHEVSVLEMDGQFDRLDELIYVESHLSNISTKFYGEVTQQMLKHADFPGSNNGTGLFQTIVGLKIRDLFEQIIASKAVAPAQATKV